The genomic DNA GGCCGCCTGGGCGGCCGAGGCCGGGGTCACGCCAATAGCCCTCATCTTCTTCCTAACCCTGGTCTACATCGTCCTGGGCTGGTTCCTGGACGGCATCTCCATCGTGGTCCTCACCATCAGCGTGATCCTGCCCGTGGTGAAGGCCATCGGTGTGGACCCCCTGTGGTTTGGCATCTACCTGGTGATTATGGTGGAACTCGCCCAGATCACGCCGCCCGTGGGCTTCAACCTCTTCGTCCTCCAGTCCCTGACCGGGGAGGACCTCGTCCGCATCGCCCGGTATAGCCTCCCCTTTATGGGGGTCCTCCTCCTCATGGTGGCCCTCCTGGTGGCCTTCCCCGAACTGGCCACCTGGCTACCCCGGACCATGACGGGAGGCTAAGGCCTGGCGGCACGAGCTCGCCATCTGGCGGATGGTATCGCCCCTTGGGGAAACCTTCCTGTAGGCAGCTCCTCGGCATCTTGACTCCAACAAGCGGAATGCCTTCGTGTGCTACTTGATCTCCAGGGTCAGATGCGCAAAAAGAGGGGGTGCTATGAAGCTTAACCGTGAGCACCCCCTTTAACCACCTTGATTCCAAAGGTCCTTGAAGGCTAAGACCTCGCCAAAGACTACCTGGCCAGCAAAACCCTCCTCAAACCCCTCTTCCCCTCTCTACCCCACCTCTCCCGCTTCTACCGCGTCCTCCAAAAAGCCGCCCGCCTCCCCGCCCTCCTGGCCCAACGCCTGGAAGGCGGACCCGGCCTCCCCCAAGGGGTGGACCGCAAACCCCTACCCCTAGTCCACGGCCACCGCATCCACACCCGCTCCTTCCCCCACGTAGCCATCGGCGTGGGCCCTTTGGATTTGCTGGGCTTGTCCTGGGGGTGGTGATGAACGAGCGGGGACGCTTCTTTCGCTTCGCCCTTTTGCCCAGGAACGTTCGGGAGAAGTGGAGCGAGGGGCTATTGGAAGGTATGAATTTCGGCAAACCAAGAAACCCTGAGTTGGGATATACTGAAACCATGGAACTGGCCAAGCTTAGCCGAAAGGGCCAACTCTCCATTCCCAAGCGCCTCCTCAGGGCCATGGGCGTGGAGGGGGAAGCTTACTTCCTAGTGGAGCTCGCCCCCGAAGGGGGGCTCCTCTTGCGCCCCGCCGGGGTCTACCCTCTGGAGGTGTACACGGAAAGGCGCCTCCAGGAGCTCCTGGCAGAGGACGCCCTTACCGAAGAGGAACGGGCCCGCCTTGCCGCAATCCCCCGCTAAGCTCCGCCGCCTTTTTCTAGACGCCAACGTCCTCTTCGCCGCTTGTTGGCAAGCGGGAAGGGCGCGGGCTCTTCTGGAGCTAGCGCCCAAAGTGGGCTTAGAGCTCCTCACCTCCGCCCACGCCCTGGAGGAGGCCCGGCGCAACCTGGAGGCGAAACGGCTGGAGGCCCTGGAGTACCTTCAGGTCCTTCGGGAAAGCGTGCGGCCGGTTCCTGAGGCTCCTTGGAGCTTGGTGCAAAAAGCCTTAGCGAAAGGTCTTACCTTGGAGGATGCACCGATCCTGGCGGCCGCCTGGAGCGCTCGTGCGAATGCCCTGGTTACCGGTGACCGACGCCATTTCGGGCACCTTATGGGCAAAAAGGTGGGAACGGTCTGGGTGCTTTCCCTGAGGGAGTCCT from Thermus hydrothermalis includes the following:
- a CDS encoding AbrB/MazE/SpoVT family DNA-binding domain-containing protein — protein: MELAKLSRKGQLSIPKRLLRAMGVEGEAYFLVELAPEGGLLLRPAGVYPLEVYTERRLQELLAEDALTEEERARLAAIPR
- a CDS encoding type II toxin-antitoxin system VapC family toxin, yielding MPQSPAKLRRLFLDANVLFAACWQAGRARALLELAPKVGLELLTSAHALEEARRNLEAKRLEALEYLQVLRESVRPVPEAPWSLVQKALAKGLTLEDAPILAAAWSARANALVTGDRRHFGHLMGKKVGTVWVLSLRESLELVLDLLESQG